One part of the Terriglobales bacterium genome encodes these proteins:
- a CDS encoding glycosyltransferase family 39 protein, producing the protein MSQFRRRAVLLGVIGLLAILLVQVVSFVRASSCSWDEQDHLYAGYMSWKTGDFGLNPEHPPMVKMVAAFPILNMQLQRPALQNREFKHEAFLGGKDFLFKNDADAMLLRARMAVATFTLLLALFVFLAGREMFGTVAGFVALGLLVFNPNQVAHGAFVTTDTALTCFLFASVYTFYRYVKRPSIWRLVLVGLVAGVALSAKHTGVLVFPILLVLAICDYFLSRKGSASETEERRLGVLYYVGALAIVAVVALAILWAFYGFRYAARPAGLQLNPPSAQYIAQLSRPNEAKVLTTMARFHLLPESYLYGLADVRMTGDFYRSFVLGKTYPHGVWFYFPAAIVIKSTLAFLILVAIAIWAIASRKLTRWREILFLTVPVVLYLAVAMSSPMNIGVRHILPIYAFLGVLIGGAAVTLVKLHRRWAYVFAALILFQVVTSLRAFPDSYISYVNEAWGGQKNAWWLLSDSNSDWAHQLKATKRYLDARGIKQCWFVYFAEGVIDTSYYGIPCKPLPTPDAMWVNEKFYDTPAMIDGTILISAANLSGFEFGPGELNPYEQFKTIKPTSVIQNGVFVFDGHFEIPAAASIGHRQKAWDLLAQGDPEQALVEAQSAVELSPNAVESDAVLGDVLIALNRNEEARSAYERALHSARTVHPEFQVGWVEGLRKKILDLGTPQIEAAQ; encoded by the coding sequence GTGAGCCAATTCCGACGCCGTGCTGTCCTGCTTGGGGTTATCGGGCTTCTAGCCATTCTTCTTGTTCAGGTTGTGTCCTTCGTTCGCGCTAGTTCCTGCTCGTGGGATGAGCAGGACCACCTCTACGCCGGATACATGTCCTGGAAGACCGGCGACTTTGGGCTGAACCCCGAGCATCCGCCGATGGTGAAGATGGTGGCCGCCTTCCCCATTCTTAACATGCAGCTTCAGCGTCCCGCGTTGCAGAACCGCGAGTTCAAGCACGAAGCCTTTCTCGGCGGCAAAGACTTTCTCTTCAAAAACGATGCCGATGCCATGCTCTTGCGGGCCCGGATGGCCGTCGCCACGTTCACGCTGTTGCTTGCGCTCTTCGTCTTTCTCGCTGGGCGCGAGATGTTCGGCACCGTGGCGGGTTTCGTCGCGCTGGGACTGCTCGTCTTCAATCCAAATCAAGTGGCACATGGAGCCTTCGTTACCACCGACACCGCGCTGACCTGCTTCCTCTTTGCGAGCGTCTATACGTTTTACCGGTACGTGAAGCGTCCTTCGATATGGCGATTGGTGCTGGTCGGATTGGTTGCCGGAGTCGCGCTCTCGGCCAAGCACACCGGCGTACTGGTGTTTCCGATCCTTCTGGTTCTTGCGATCTGCGACTACTTCTTGAGCCGCAAGGGTTCAGCTTCCGAGACCGAAGAACGGCGACTGGGAGTCCTTTATTACGTTGGTGCACTCGCGATAGTTGCCGTCGTGGCGCTTGCGATTCTGTGGGCGTTCTATGGATTCCGGTACGCCGCCCGCCCCGCGGGACTGCAACTAAACCCGCCCTCGGCGCAATACATCGCCCAGCTTTCGCGTCCGAATGAAGCAAAGGTACTGACGACGATGGCCCGGTTCCACTTGCTGCCGGAGTCGTATCTGTATGGGTTGGCTGATGTGCGCATGACCGGCGACTTCTATCGAAGCTTCGTGCTTGGCAAAACGTATCCGCATGGCGTGTGGTTTTACTTCCCTGCCGCCATCGTCATAAAGTCCACCCTGGCATTCCTGATTCTGGTGGCGATCGCGATATGGGCCATCGCCAGCCGGAAACTCACACGCTGGCGGGAGATCCTCTTTCTCACCGTTCCGGTCGTGCTGTACCTCGCGGTGGCGATGAGTTCCCCAATGAATATTGGCGTACGGCACATCCTGCCAATTTATGCATTCCTCGGCGTCCTGATCGGAGGCGCAGCCGTGACGCTGGTAAAGCTGCATCGTCGCTGGGCTTACGTGTTCGCCGCGCTTATCTTGTTCCAGGTTGTGACTTCACTGCGAGCATTCCCCGATAGTTACATTTCGTATGTCAATGAAGCGTGGGGCGGACAAAAGAACGCATGGTGGCTGCTGAGCGATTCCAACAGCGATTGGGCGCATCAACTCAAAGCCACCAAGCGGTACCTGGACGCTCGCGGCATCAAGCAATGCTGGTTCGTGTATTTTGCCGAAGGCGTTATCGACACCAGCTATTACGGAATCCCGTGCAAGCCGTTGCCTACGCCCGATGCCATGTGGGTAAACGAAAAGTTCTACGACACACCTGCGATGATTGACGGCACCATTCTGATCAGCGCCGCGAATCTTTCTGGATTCGAGTTCGGCCCCGGCGAACTGAATCCTTACGAGCAGTTCAAGACGATCAAGCCGACCAGCGTAATTCAGAACGGTGTTTTCGTCTTTGACGGACACTTCGAGATCCCAGCCGCTGCGTCCATTGGGCATCGGCAGAAAGCATGGGACTTGCTGGCCCAAGGCGATCCTGAACAAGCTCTGGTCGAAGCTCAAAGTGCGGTGGAACTGTCACCGAATGCTGTAGAGTCGGATGCCGTTCTGGGCGATGTACTGATCGCGCTGAACCGCAATGAGGAAGCCCGCTCAGCATACGAGCGCGCGTTGCATTCAGCCCGGACAGTTCATCCTGAATTTCAGGTCGGCTGGGTCGAGGGGTTGCGGAAGAAGATCCTGGATTTGGGCACACCCCAGATAGAGGCCGCACAATAA
- a CDS encoding DUF6010 family protein: MELRIVGFVVIVVLYVVLGVLAAIGSITLTRRFSPKAERIFYGLLLWMIAALYLAFAAYFGADTAWRAETIAVLVFVVLGLVGLRLPYALVAGYVFHGIWDLIHELHAHGVYAAGEAGQLTAIPLAYGVFCVTFDLFIAGYIYKRRSPLAFAPGLAKAM, translated from the coding sequence TTGGAACTGCGCATAGTGGGTTTCGTTGTAATCGTCGTTCTTTATGTGGTGCTTGGTGTACTGGCCGCGATCGGATCGATCACGCTGACGAGAAGGTTCTCTCCGAAAGCCGAGCGGATTTTCTACGGCTTGTTGCTTTGGATGATCGCTGCACTTTATCTCGCCTTCGCCGCCTACTTCGGAGCCGACACAGCTTGGCGGGCTGAAACCATCGCGGTATTGGTGTTTGTCGTGTTAGGACTGGTTGGCCTACGACTGCCCTACGCGCTAGTTGCCGGCTATGTCTTTCATGGTATTTGGGACCTTATCCACGAACTTCACGCGCACGGTGTGTACGCCGCAGGTGAGGCGGGACAGTTAACCGCTATCCCACTCGCCTATGGCGTCTTCTGCGTGACGTTCGACCTTTTCATCGCCGGCTACATCTATAAGCGCCGAAGCCCATTGGCGTTCGCGCCAGGGTTAGCCAAAGCAATGTGA
- a CDS encoding VOC family protein, whose amino-acid sequence MKPKNTICLWFNKDALDAARFYAATFPNSEVTAVHKAPSDHPSGKAGDVLTVEFSVFGIPCLGLNGGPIFKHSEAFSFQIATEDQEETDRYWNAVVGNGGQESACGWCKDRWGLSWQFTPRTLTEAMAAGGAEAKRAFDAMMKMSKIDVATIDAARRG is encoded by the coding sequence ATGAAGCCAAAGAACACCATCTGCTTGTGGTTTAACAAGGACGCGCTTGATGCCGCGCGGTTCTATGCCGCCACGTTTCCGAACAGCGAAGTGACCGCCGTCCACAAGGCGCCTTCCGATCACCCAAGCGGCAAGGCCGGAGATGTGCTTACGGTGGAATTTAGCGTGTTCGGAATTCCCTGCCTCGGCCTGAATGGCGGCCCGATCTTCAAGCACAGCGAGGCGTTCTCGTTCCAGATCGCAACCGAAGATCAGGAAGAAACGGACCGCTATTGGAATGCGGTCGTCGGCAACGGCGGCCAGGAAAGCGCTTGCGGTTGGTGCAAGGATCGCTGGGGCCTCTCGTGGCAGTTCACTCCACGCACCCTCACCGAGGCGATGGCCGCCGGCGGCGCTGAGGCAAAACGCGCCTTCGATGCCATGATGAAAATGAGCAAGATCGACGTCGCCACGATTGATGCGGCACGACGCGGCTGA